A stretch of Candidatus Nitrosotenuis cloacae DNA encodes these proteins:
- a CDS encoding iron chaperone — MKKALKNVDDYIADAPKELRGKLRQLRTTIRKTAPAAEERISYRMPYYGYKGRLVYFAVFKKHISLFVPPPVIEEHKNVLKDYETAKATIRFPIDKPLPIQLIKKLIKARMEKNSLKKSR, encoded by the coding sequence ATGAAAAAGGCATTGAAAAACGTAGATGATTACATTGCAGATGCACCAAAGGAACTAAGAGGCAAGCTTAGACAGCTACGGACAACGATTAGAAAAACCGCTCCGGCCGCAGAGGAACGTATCAGTTACAGAATGCCTTACTACGGTTACAAAGGTAGACTCGTCTATTTCGCAGTTTTCAAAAAACACATCAGTCTCTTTGTCCCGCCGCCAGTCATAGAAGAGCACAAAAATGTGCTGAAGGATTACGAAACTGCAAAAGCTACGATTCGCTTTCCGATTGATAAGCCGCTTCCTATCCAACTAATCAAGAAGCTGATCAAAGCACGAATGGAAAAAAATAGTCTAAAAAAATCAAGATAG
- a CDS encoding fibronectin type III domain-containing protein has product MRSHHGIWTASTFLVFLTVVAISPVNAEPSQSVEMIRSGLVASDSLDTGDTSYWTPWSSTVNTPLMREYHEDTQGLHIGVQAPYSGKWVNYAAVSPATDASLFHAVVTNPYTFVSNGVFESGLYVVSSINSNFVGCIAVADYSGHYWSVIQAYGSDVIGSGIMTTLYQSPLNTEPLTQECTIITNGDNHLQVYLDGNLIVSRNDLVQRMPSPFKAYLQVDASSPTMHTGTYLDYYATSSDAVVVTNSPPGGAVRIVDTSNTTLADAPITQDGIATILVGTHHFPLVGDIFVYDPNGTLVSSTPDPARIFGGDVYSYNKLPQPPIGLVAKAISSSQISLSWSAPINDGGSSIIGYQIERTDNGADWSVIANTTPTPTTYSDIGLSANTTYAYRVSATNSVGTSSPSNTAAATTKADMLATSMLDVNTQKVNGDVIEGLHIQMYQNGTMIDSGYSPVTFILNNNQPYVLVASDWIGYFFDHWLDTGSTNSTRDISVSQDMAITAIYKTLP; this is encoded by the coding sequence ATGAGGAGCCATCATGGTATCTGGACTGCGTCTACTTTTCTGGTATTTCTTACGGTTGTTGCAATCTCCCCCGTAAATGCAGAACCATCCCAATCAGTCGAGATGATAAGATCGGGACTGGTTGCATCCGATTCTCTAGACACGGGAGACACGAGTTACTGGACTCCATGGAGCAGTACTGTTAACACTCCCCTGATGCGCGAATATCATGAAGACACCCAGGGGCTCCATATCGGGGTGCAGGCGCCATACAGTGGTAAATGGGTCAACTATGCTGCAGTTTCCCCCGCAACAGATGCGTCTCTCTTCCATGCAGTTGTGACAAATCCCTATACCTTCGTGTCCAACGGAGTATTCGAGTCAGGCCTATACGTGGTGTCCTCGATCAACAGTAATTTCGTTGGCTGCATAGCGGTGGCGGATTACAGCGGGCACTATTGGAGTGTGATTCAGGCATACGGATCAGACGTCATAGGATCAGGCATAATGACCACACTCTATCAATCTCCCCTGAACACAGAGCCACTCACACAGGAGTGCACCATAATTACAAATGGCGACAACCATCTTCAGGTCTATCTGGATGGGAATCTCATAGTCTCAAGGAATGATCTAGTGCAAAGAATGCCAAGTCCATTCAAGGCATATCTCCAAGTAGATGCCTCATCCCCCACAATGCACACTGGAACTTATCTGGACTATTATGCGACGTCAAGCGATGCGGTTGTGGTGACCAATTCGCCGCCTGGTGGGGCCGTACGTATAGTTGACACATCCAACACCACTCTTGCAGACGCACCGATTACACAGGACGGTATTGCCACAATACTTGTCGGCACACATCATTTTCCCCTAGTTGGAGACATTTTTGTTTACGATCCTAATGGCACGCTGGTTTCGTCCACGCCAGATCCCGCGAGGATATTCGGAGGGGATGTTTATTCATACAACAAACTCCCACAACCACCGATCGGGCTTGTGGCCAAAGCCATTTCCTCCTCACAGATCAGTCTGAGCTGGTCTGCGCCCATAAATGATGGAGGTTCATCAATAATCGGATACCAGATAGAAAGAACAGACAATGGAGCAGACTGGTCAGTCATTGCAAATACCACGCCTACTCCGACTACGTACTCAGACATAGGATTATCTGCCAACACTACATACGCGTACAGGGTTTCCGCGACAAATTCGGTCGGCACTAGCTCCCCATCCAATACTGCAGCTGCCACAACAAAGGCAGACATGCTTGCGACCTCGATGCTAGACGTCAACACTCAGAAGGTAAACGGAGACGTCATCGAAGGTCTCCACATACAGATGTACCAAAACGGCACCATGATAGATTCCGGGTATTCCCCTGTGACATTTATTTTGAATAACAATCAGCCGTATGTATTAGTAGCAAGCGACTGGATTGGCTACTTTTTTGATCACTGGCTCGATACCGGCTCCACAAACAGTACTAGGGACATATCAGTATCACAGGATATGGCAATAACTGCAATCTACAAGACATTACCTTGA
- the thsB gene encoding thermosome subunit beta, producing the protein MTTPQIVLLKEGTTQTKGNDAQKNNISAAKLIAELVRTSLGPRGMDKMLVDTIGDVTITNDGATILKEIDIQHPAAKMMVEVSKATDVEVGDGTTSTVVLAGALLEKAEELIGKNVHPTVVVDGFKKASEKAIAELRQIGIKIDALDKKLLKKVAVTTLSSKMVSSNAEELADIVVDAVLSIAEKVGDKYRADIDNIKVEKKGSSSIRNTELVHGIVLDKEVVHGGMPKRVENAKIALLNAPLEIEKTEFDAKININSPEQMQVYLDEENKMLKKLVDKIAASGANVVLCQKGIDDMAQYYLAKANILAVRRIKESDLTKLSKATGARIVTNINELTDRDLGSAKTVEEKQVESDKWVFIQGCKNPKAVSILARGGSQRVVDEVERSIHDALMAVKDVVEYPHILVGGGAPEARVAARLREWANTLEGRPQLAAQKFAEGLETIPLVLAENAGMDPLDTQVQLRTKGASGSATVGIDVMNGRVDDLQAQNIYEPLAVKEQVINAATEAACMILRIDDVIAASKSPNHAPSSPGGPGMMGGMGGMDM; encoded by the coding sequence ATGACAACACCGCAGATAGTCCTTCTAAAGGAAGGAACTACTCAAACAAAGGGTAATGATGCCCAGAAAAACAACATAAGCGCTGCAAAACTGATTGCCGAACTAGTAAGAACAAGCCTTGGCCCACGAGGCATGGACAAGATGCTCGTGGATACCATAGGCGATGTGACCATCACAAATGACGGGGCGACAATTCTCAAGGAGATCGACATCCAGCATCCTGCAGCCAAAATGATGGTGGAGGTAAGCAAAGCTACAGATGTAGAAGTTGGCGACGGTACCACATCAACGGTAGTGCTGGCAGGTGCTCTTCTCGAAAAGGCAGAAGAGCTGATCGGAAAGAATGTTCATCCCACGGTCGTAGTGGATGGTTTCAAAAAGGCATCAGAGAAGGCGATTGCAGAGTTACGCCAGATAGGCATCAAAATCGATGCACTCGATAAAAAACTCCTCAAAAAGGTGGCAGTCACCACGCTGTCCTCCAAGATGGTATCATCAAATGCCGAGGAACTTGCGGACATCGTAGTCGATGCCGTTTTATCGATTGCAGAAAAAGTTGGTGACAAATACAGGGCAGATATTGACAACATCAAGGTCGAAAAGAAGGGCAGCTCATCCATAAGGAACACGGAGCTTGTCCACGGAATAGTCTTGGATAAAGAAGTGGTCCACGGAGGCATGCCAAAACGGGTGGAAAATGCAAAGATTGCATTGCTGAATGCACCACTCGAGATAGAAAAGACAGAGTTTGATGCAAAGATAAACATCAACTCTCCCGAACAGATGCAGGTGTATCTTGACGAGGAGAACAAGATGCTCAAAAAGCTGGTCGACAAGATAGCGGCATCTGGAGCAAACGTGGTTCTGTGCCAGAAAGGCATAGACGACATGGCTCAGTACTATCTTGCCAAGGCAAACATCCTGGCAGTTAGACGAATCAAGGAGAGCGATCTGACAAAGCTCTCAAAGGCAACTGGAGCAAGAATTGTCACCAACATCAACGAGCTGACGGACAGGGACTTGGGATCGGCCAAGACTGTCGAGGAAAAGCAGGTGGAATCCGACAAATGGGTCTTCATACAAGGATGCAAGAATCCAAAGGCAGTGTCCATTCTGGCTCGCGGTGGCTCCCAACGAGTCGTGGACGAAGTTGAAAGATCCATTCACGACGCCCTAATGGCGGTAAAGGACGTGGTTGAGTATCCACACATCCTAGTAGGCGGCGGTGCCCCAGAAGCTCGGGTTGCGGCAAGACTGCGAGAATGGGCAAACACGCTGGAAGGACGCCCACAGTTGGCAGCGCAAAAATTCGCAGAAGGTCTTGAGACCATCCCTCTAGTATTGGCAGAAAATGCTGGGATGGATCCATTAGACACGCAAGTGCAGCTCAGGACAAAGGGTGCGAGCGGAAGTGCCACAGTAGGCATTGATGTCATGAACGGCAGGGTCGACGACCTGCAAGCCCAGAATATCTATGAGCCACTTGCCGTAAAGGAACAGGTCATCAATGCGGCCACGGAGGCAGCATGCATGATTTTGCGAATAGATGACGTGATAGCGGCATCAAAATCCCCAAATCATGCTCCTTCAAGCCCGGGCGGCCCAGGAATGATGGGCGGCATGGGTGGAATGGACATGTAA
- the hsp20 gene encoding archaeal heat shock protein Hsp20 — MWFDNQFDQMFRRLSGQFFDEDDVFERTWRSEPYFYGYTMTIGNDGKPVVRQYGNVPSLAVSDVREPFVDEVVDKDNKHLKLVAEMPGVDKKDIKVTIEKGHAEISAEHGERKYRTRIPIKYKIDENSTKATYANGILEVTLGLIEEKPKGKTVTVD; from the coding sequence ATGTGGTTTGATAACCAATTCGATCAAATGTTTCGAAGATTGTCAGGCCAGTTTTTTGATGAGGATGACGTCTTTGAGCGAACATGGCGCAGCGAGCCGTACTTTTACGGATACACCATGACAATAGGAAATGACGGCAAACCGGTGGTAAGGCAGTATGGAAACGTGCCTTCTCTGGCAGTATCTGACGTACGAGAGCCATTTGTCGACGAGGTAGTCGACAAGGACAACAAGCACCTAAAGCTTGTCGCGGAAATGCCAGGAGTCGACAAAAAAGACATCAAGGTTACAATTGAGAAAGGCCACGCGGAGATTAGCGCAGAACATGGCGAGCGCAAATACCGTACTAGAATCCCGATCAAGTACAAAATCGACGAAAACTCGACAAAGGCAACATATGCAAACGGCATACTTGAGGTCACATTGGGCCTAATTGAAGAAAAGCCTAAAGGCAAGACCGTGACCGTGGACTAG
- a CDS encoding multicopper oxidase domain-containing protein — protein MDRSILIGLVTALAGVAVSTLIALPDTQPHTSFADRSSVPSSPTTREFTIIAQDTTIEIAPGVRVEAWTFNGTIPGPTLRATEGDRVIIHFINESHLPHTIHLHGDHNEKNDGVFQEVLPNQSYTYDFIAEPAGALMYHCHVMPVTQHIRNGLYGAFIVDPKEQPEPAREYVLVKGEYDLQDQETWQPDYVFFNGYADQYWNSPLEAKTGELVRIYYVDMGAMASFGYHIHGTIFDAIASGIWENDPVRAQTWEVSPGNAAIFEARWKEPGRYLFHVHGVPEEKGTMAYFNVVDAPASAVDGKDIAKTKSIYMWKWQKDLLTKLQAADADGTAIQPTDAPAGESHLEHMGIPISPVVVATTSCEIEQGAAMQSTNKSFYPQKTRVNVGDTVQWKNNDSSIHTVTSTDGLFDSGMMMANDEFEYKFEGVGEYDYYCLLHPWMKGSISVV, from the coding sequence ATGGACAGAAGTATCTTGATTGGACTAGTCACTGCCTTAGCTGGAGTGGCAGTAAGCACGCTCATCGCACTCCCTGACACACAACCGCACACATCATTTGCAGACAGGTCTTCTGTTCCATCTTCCCCGACAACTAGGGAATTCACCATAATTGCACAGGATACGACAATTGAGATTGCGCCTGGAGTGCGCGTGGAAGCATGGACATTTAATGGAACCATACCTGGCCCGACACTACGCGCCACCGAGGGGGACAGAGTGATAATTCACTTCATTAACGAAAGCCATCTCCCACACACGATTCACCTGCATGGGGATCACAACGAAAAAAATGACGGAGTCTTTCAGGAAGTGCTCCCAAATCAGTCATATACGTACGACTTTATAGCAGAGCCTGCTGGCGCATTGATGTATCACTGCCATGTGATGCCTGTAACACAGCACATCCGAAACGGTTTGTACGGCGCATTCATCGTGGATCCAAAGGAACAACCAGAGCCTGCAAGAGAATACGTGCTGGTAAAAGGCGAATACGACCTACAGGACCAAGAGACGTGGCAACCAGACTATGTGTTCTTCAACGGATACGCAGATCAGTACTGGAACAGTCCACTTGAGGCAAAGACTGGCGAGCTTGTCAGAATATACTATGTAGACATGGGGGCGATGGCATCATTTGGATATCACATACACGGAACCATCTTTGACGCAATAGCATCCGGGATATGGGAAAATGATCCTGTAAGGGCGCAGACGTGGGAGGTGTCGCCAGGAAACGCGGCAATATTTGAGGCACGTTGGAAGGAGCCGGGCAGGTACCTATTCCACGTGCACGGAGTACCGGAAGAAAAAGGGACGATGGCGTACTTTAACGTAGTTGACGCACCTGCAAGCGCAGTGGATGGTAAAGACATTGCAAAAACCAAGTCAATTTACATGTGGAAATGGCAGAAGGACCTGCTCACAAAATTGCAGGCAGCAGATGCAGACGGAACTGCAATACAGCCTACTGACGCACCTGCCGGAGAATCTCACCTTGAGCACATGGGAATACCGATATCGCCTGTAGTGGTTGCGACCACCTCCTGTGAAATAGAGCAGGGTGCTGCGATGCAGTCCACAAACAAGTCGTTCTATCCGCAAAAGACTCGGGTCAACGTGGGGGATACGGTGCAGTGGAAAAACAACGACAGCTCCATTCACACCGTAACCAGTACCGACGGTCTGTTTGATTCTGGCATGATGATGGCAAACGACGAGTTTGAGTACAAGTTTGAAGGTGTAGGCGAGTATGATTACTACTGTCTGTTGCATCCATGGATGAAAGGCTCAATCAGCGTCGTATGA